TATCCATGGCTTCATGAATCTGATTGGTTCTAATGAGCTCGATGATATCCTCTCCTAGAGGCTCTACAACCATGTATACTTTATTATGTCTATTTGGAGACTTTGCCATTACAGGCCCAGCCCTACTTCGAATAGTTTCACGGTAGTTGATCAATGGTTTGGAAGTGATGATTTCTAAGCCCTGTTGATTGAGTAAAGTGGTAACGATTTCTAGATGAAGGACACCCATTCCCGACATCAATGTTTCACCAGTCTCTTCGTTGATCTTCACCACAAGATTGGGATCCTCAATACTCATTCTTCTTAACGCTTCTACAAGTTTGGGCAGATCTCTAGGATTCTTTGGCTCTATAGCTTCCGTAACCACAGGTTCAGAAACGTACTTGATAGATTCGAAGGGTACTACATCTTTTATAGATGATACAGTCTCACCAGCCCTCGCATGCTCGAGGCCAAGGAGTGCCGGAATATTACCCGCGGTCAGAACACCTACGATTTCTCGATACGGCCCCATGAACATAGTAACAGACTGAACCCTCTCCTCCCTCTTTGCACCGATTAGGTAAACTACATCACCATCTCTAACCGTACCTGAGAAGAGCCTGCCCGTTGCTACAACACCAGCTTGAGGGTCTACGACGACATTTGTAACCATCATCACTATCGGTTTATTTTCATCACAATCCAGTAGAGCCTTCCCTATTTCAGAGTTCAAATCACCCTTCCAAATCTTTGGTATACGGTACTTTTGAGCGACATGAGGTGGTGGGAGGTGTTTGATCACCATGCTTAGAACTGCTTCATGTAAGGGAGCCCTTTCAACCAAATCTGCAACCTTTCCTTTCGAATACGCATCGTATATATCACTAAAGCGAATACCGATCTTCTGCGCCATTTCGAAGTTGAATCCCCATCTATCCTTCGCAGAGCCAAAGGCTACGCTACTTCCCTGTATACTCACTAACCATTTATCACGATATTCCGGTTCGGCGTAAATCTTGATCAGACGGTTAAAGTCATTGATGATATTCGCTAGCCATGTTTGCATCTTATCAGGCGTAAGTCTCAATTCTTTCACCAATCGATCGATCTTGTTAATGAATAACACCGGTCGAACCCTTTCTTCCAAGGCCTGTCGAGTAACGGTCTCGGTCTGAGTCATTACACCCTCAACGGCATCGACAACTACTACAGCACCATCTATAGCCCTCAAACTTCGTGTAACCTTACCAGTAAAGTCGATATGTCCAGGGGTATCGATCATATTCATCACATAAGGTTTTCCTTCATATTCATAG
The sequence above is drawn from the Nitrososphaerales archaeon genome and encodes:
- a CDS encoding elongation factor EF-2; its protein translation is MSDSLLAACGMLSPSVAGQALALDFMELEQQRQMTIKAANVTLYYEYEGKPYVMNMIDTPGHIDFTGKVTRSLRAIDGAVVVVDAVEGVMTQTETVTRQALEERVRPVLFINKIDRLVKELRLTPDKMQTWLANIINDFNRLIKIYAEPEYRDKWLVSIQGSSVAFGSAKDRWGFNFEMAQKIGIRFSDIYDAYSKGKVADLVERAPLHEAVLSMVIKHLPPPHVAQKYRIPKIWKGDLNSEIGKALLDCDENKPIVMMVTNVVVDPQAGVVATGRLFSGTVRDGDVVYLIGAKREERVQSVTMFMGPYREIVGVLTAGNIPALLGLEHARAGETVSSIKDVVPFESIKYVSEPVVTEAIEPKNPRDLPKLVEALRRMSIEDPNLVVKINEETGETLMSGMGVLHLEIVTTLLNQQGLEIITSKPLINYRETIRSRAGPVMAKSPNRHNKVYMVVEPLGEDIIELIRTNQIHEAMDRKAIAKILREHGWDAEEARNVVAIDERGNILVDATKGVQFLQESLDSIRAGFIDIMINGPLAYEYCRGIKAILYHFVPHEDPAHRTYAQLVPATRRALLGALLSAEPILLEPILGIEVRCPSELIGAVAGVISSKRGKLLNIEQKGLLAIIQGEIPASETFDLSEVMRGATAGKALWNTYFKSWSPVPASLMPQLITEIRKRKGLSPEPPRAEEFIDKE